GCGACAATTTTCGGGGTTTCGACAGGTCAGGGGACGGCGCGGGCGACGGCCGCGGGCGTGAGGAAGTGGCCCGTGCGCTCGACCTCGTGCACGAGGTCGACGAGGGCCGCGTTCACGGGCGCCTCGCGTCCGGCGGAGGCCGCCTCGGCGACGACGGCACCGTTCAGGTAGTCGATCTCCGTCGGCTGCCCGCGGCGGATGCTCTGCAGCGTCGAACCCGGGTTCGGCGTCGAACCCATCCGCGCCCTCATCCGGAGCGGAAGCCGTTCGGCGAGCCCCGCCGGTGCGAGCGCGAAGGCGCGGAGCAGCACCTGGCTGAGCCCCTGCACCCTGCCGAAGCGGGTGCCGACCGCGAACCCGGTGCGCACCGCCTCCTGCATGCTGCGGGTGATGATGCGCCGGAGCTCCGGATGCTCGATGGTCTGCTGCACGCTGAGCCCGGTGATGGCGGGCATCGCATTCACCTGGTTCACGATGAGCTTCGACCACTGCGCACCGGTGAAGTTCGCGATCGCCTCGGCCGGCATGACGGTGGCCAGCGTCGCGGTGGCCGAACGTGTGGCGGGGGAGGGCTCTCCGTCTCCCGAGCCGAGATAGGTGACGCCCGTCGTCGTGACCGAGATCTCGCCGGCCGCGAGGTAGCTCGCCGCGTAGAGCGCGAGGCCGCCGATCCAGTCCGCCTCGGGCAGGGCCTCCCGCGCGGTGCGGAGCGCTTCGAGGCCGTTCTGCACGATGACCACGGGCCTTCCGCCGAGGAGTTCGGCATTCGCGAGGATGGCCGGCCGGGCATCCTGCGCCTTCGTGCAGACGAACGCGAGCTCGGCGCTCGTCGTGAGCACCTCGTTCGCCTGCACGTGAGCGACGTGCGCGCCCCAGCCGCCGGTGAGGCGGATGCCCGACTGCCGGATGACCGCCAGGTGTTCCCCGCGTGCGGTCAGCTCGACGCTGTGGCCGGCCCGGTCGAGGAGGGCTGCGATGGTGCCGCCGATGGCGCCACCTCCGACGACGGCGATCTGCATGCGGTGGGGCCTTTCGGGGTTCAGGGCAGCGGGGATCAGGGAAGCGTGTAGCCGGCCGGTGTGTCGACGAGCAGTCCGTCTTTCAGCAAGCCTGCCACAGCCCGGTCGAGCTGTTCGACGTCGGGCCAGAGCGCGGCGATCGCCTGGGCCGGCACGGCGTCGTCGTGCGCGCGGAGGGCGCCGAGTACCAGGCCGCGCACCTGCCGGTCCGATCCCTCGTACTTCTTCTGCACGGCCTTCCGCCTGCCCTCGAAACCGGGGTAGCCGGCGGTGCGCCAGAGGCAGGCGTGTGCGATCGGGCAGGCATCGCAACGGGGTGCCCGGGCGGTGCAGACGACGGCGCCGAGCTCCATGATCGCGCCGTTGAAGGCTCGGGCGGCCACGTCGTCGTGGGGGAGGAGCGCCTCCATCGCGACCAGGTCGACGCGCGCGCTCGGCGGTCCGGGTTCGGCCTGGCCGGCGACGGCGCGGGCGATCACGCGCCGGATGTTCGTGTCCACCACCGGGTGCCGGTCGCCGTACGCGAAGGCTGCGACAGCGCGAGCGGTGTAGTCGCCGACGCCGGGCAGGGCGAGCAGATCATCCACCGCCCGCGGTACGACGCCGCCGTGCCGTTCGACGATCGCGACGGCCGAGGCGTGCAGCCAGAGGGCGCGCCGGGGGTAGCCGAGCGACTGCCAGGCCCGTACTGCCTCGCCCGCGGGTTCCGCCGCGAGGGCCGCAGGGGTGGGCCAGCGTGAAAGCCACTCCTCGAGCCGTGGAATGACGCGCACCACGGGCGTCTGCTGCAGCATGAACTCGCTGACGAGTGTGCCCCAGGCGCTGAACCCGGGCCGTCGCCACGGCAGGTCGCGGGCGTTCTCGGCGAACCACGCCACAAGCGTCTCGGAGATCACGGTGGCCTGGGACATCCTGCCCAATCTACCGAACGTAGACTGGATCCATGGCCTTTCCTCCCACCCCTCGCGAAGTGCTCTCGGATGCCCTGGCCGCCGAGATCGTGCACAACTATGGCCGCGGGCGCCGCCTGGTCGCGGTCGATGGAGCCGCCGGCACGAAGCTGTTCGCCGATGCTCTCGGTGTGGCGTTCCGGGAGGCCGGGCACGCGATCGTGAGGGCGTCGCTCGACGACTTCCTGCAGCCACGGGCTGTTCGCGAGCAGCAGGGCGCGGCGTCTGCCGCGGGCTACTACAGCGACCGGTACGACTACCCGACGTTCCTGCGCGTGCTCGTACAGCCGTTCAAGCTCGGCGGGAGTGCGGGATTCGTCGGGGCGAGTTTCGACGCCTCGCGGGACAGAGCGCTCGAACCGCGCTGGCTCACCGCCCCCGCAGATGCGATCCTGCTGGTCGACGGGCCCTTCCTGCAGCGGCCGGAGCTCCGCGGCATCTTCAACTTCGTCGTCTACCTCGAACCTGACACCTCGAAGCTCGACCCGCGCATCGACGGCGCGGACGAGCTCTACATCGGTGCCGTGCAGCCGCGCTCCGCCAGTGATGCGATCGTCTCGGCCTTCGACGAGGACGAGCCGCGGAGAGTGTTCGCCGACCGCTGCTGAAGTGATCCTCGAGGCCCTCGAGCTTGTACCCTTGGCAGAGTGAATCCCGGAAGCAACCGCAGCGGCATCCTCCTCGTCGACAAACCGCAGGGGAACACCAGCCACGATGTCGTGGCCCGCACCCGTCGCCTCGCCGGAACCCGCAAGGTCGGCCACGCCGGGACGCTCGATCCCCTCGCCACAGGGCTGCTGGTGCTGGGCGTCAACAGTTCGACCCGACTGCTGACCTATGTGGTCGGCCTCGACAAGGAGTACGAGGCGGTCATCCGGCTCGGCGCCTCCACCACGACCGACGACTCCGAGGGCGACGTGCTCGAAACCGCCGCGCCGGACGCCGTGGCCGCCCTCACCGATGACCGTATCGCCGAGGGTCTCTCGGCCCAGACCGGCGACGTGCTGCAGCGGCCGAGTTCAGTGAGTGCGATCAAGGTCGACGGCAAGCGCGCGTACGCCCGGGTGCGGGGCGGCGAGACGGTGGTTCTGGATGCCCGTGCCGTGACGATCTCGACGATCGAGGTACGGGGTGGTGGGCCGGTCACGGGCACCGGCTTCTGGGACGTGAGTGTGCGCGTGGTCTGCTCGTCGGGCACGTACATCCGTGCCATCGCCCGGGATCTCGGTGACGCCCTGGGGGTCGGCGGGCATCTGACGGCGCTCCGGCGCACGAGGATCGGGCCGTTCGGTGTCGCCGAGGCGCACACCCTCGAGACGATCGATGCCGACCGGGACCTGCTGGCGCCCGCGGATGTCGCGGGCCGGCTTTTCGAGACGGCACGGTTCGACGCCGCGCAGGCGGCCGACCTCCGGAACGGCAAGCGGGTCGAGCTCAGCGACGGCCAGGCTCCGGCTCCGGGCACCGCCACGCCGGGCCCTCTTGCCGCCATCGACCCCGATGGTGCGCTGATCGGACTGTTCGAGATCCGCGGCGGCACGGCCCGCGTGCTGGTGAACTTCCCGACGGACGCGCCCGCGATCCCGACCGCAGCCACCGAAGGGCCCGCAGCATGATCGAGTGGTTCTCCTACGTCCAGATCGCCGTCGCGGTTCTGGCCGGTGTGTTCTGCCTCATCGTGGGGTTCAGTGGGCGGGTGCCGAACGACTACACGCTCGGCGCGACAGCTCTGGTCGAACTGCTGCTGGTCATCCAGTTCGTCGTCGCCCTGCTCGCGCCCGCCTTCGGCAACGACGCGAACGGCGATGTGCTGGAGTTCTACGTCTACGCGGTCTCCGCGCTGCTGCTGCCCGCGGCGGCCGTGTTCTGGGCGCTGATCGACCGCACCAGGTGGAGCACGGTCATCCTCGGGGTCGCCTGCCTCGCGATTGCCGTGATGGTGTTCCGGATGAACGAAATCTGGCTCTTCCAGAACGTCTAAACTCGAGAGCGATATGCCAACAGAATCCGCGCCCGTGCCCGCCACCACACCGGCCCGCCGCCCCCGCATCGCCGGCATCGGCCGGGTGCTCGTCGTGATCTACGCCATCCTCGCCCTCGGTGCCTTCGGCCGCTCGCTCGTTCAGATCATCCAGCAGTTCGACCAGGCGCCCCTGGCCTACACGCTCTCCGCGGTCTCGGCTGCCGTGTACATCGTCGCCACAGTCGCCCTGGTGGCGCGGGGCGCCGTCTGGTACCGCGTCGCCTGGGTCACCATCTCGTTCGAGATGCTGGGCGTCCTCGTGGTCGGCACGTTGAGCATCGTCGCGCCCGAACTGTTCGCGCACGCCTCGGTGTGGTCGTACTACGGGGTCGGGTACCTCTTCATCCCGCTCGTGCTCCCGGTGCTCGGGATGCTCTGGCTGTCGAAGAACCGGCCCGTCGCCGCGCAGCCTGTCGCCGAGGCGGCATGAAGGTCTTCACCTCGGTCGACGAGATCCCGGCCGACTTCGGCCCGTCCGCGATCACGGTCGGCAAGTTCGACGGAGTGCACGAGGGCCACCGCGCGGTCATCCGGGAGCTGCTGGCTGTGGCCCGGAGCGAGGACCTCGTCGCGACCGCCGTCACGTTCGACCGGCATCCTTCCGCCTTCCTCGCGCCGGAGCGCGCTCCGGTCGCCCTGGTCGGCAACGAACAGAAGATCGACCTGCTGGAGAAGACCGGTCTCGACGCGACCCTCATCCTGACGTTCGACTCCGCCCTCGCCACCCTCACGCCGACGGAGTTCGTCGAGCGCATCCTCGTGAACGGCCTGCATGCCCGCGCCGTGCTCGTCGGGCGCGACTTCCGTTTCGGGCTCCGTGGTGCGGGAGACGTCGCGTTCCTGGCCAAGCTGGGCATCACGCACGGCTACACCGTGAGGATCATCGACGACGTCTCGCCGTCGGGCGGCCGGCGGGTCTCCTCGACCTGGATCCGCGAACTGCTGGCCGTCGGCGACGTGAAGACCGCGACCACCCTGCTCGGCCACGCCCCTGCGGTGCAGGGCGAGGTCGTGCACGGCGCGAAGCGGGGCCGCGAACTGGGCTTCCCCACCGCCAATCTCTCGCCGAGTTCCGAGGGGCTGATCCCGGCCGACGGCGTCTACGCGGGATGGCTGACCGACGGCGATGTGCGCTATCCCGCAGCGATCTCTGTCGGCAGCAATCCGACGTTCGACGGGGTCCCGCCGAAGCAGGTCGAGGCCTACGTGCTCGATGAGACCATCGACCTCTACGGGCACGTCGTTCTGATCGCCTTTGCCGACCGCATTCGCGGGCAGGTGAAGTTCACCGGAATCGAGCCGCTGATCGAGCAGATGAACGACGACGTCGAGCGGGTCAGAGAGCGCCTGGCGTGACAGCCGCCCTGCCGCCGTCCCAGCGCGGCGGGCGGGTGCTGGCGCTTGTCGGCATCGTGCTGGTCGCTTCGAACCTCCGCACGGCCGTCGCCGCGCTCTCGCCGATCTTCACCGACATCGGTGTCGACATCCCACTGACGAGCCTCGACGTGGGCATCATCGGTACACTGCCCCCGCTCTGTTTCGCTCTGTTCGGGCTGCTGGCTCCGGTCTTCCAGCGGTCACTCCGCGTGGAGTCCCTGCTGATCATCGCTCTGGCGGCGATGATCGTCGGGGACGTGCTCCGGGCGCTCTCGGCCTCGTACCCGATGCTCGTGCTGGCCAGCGCGCTGACGTTCGCCGGGATGGGCATCGGGAACGTGCTGCTCCCGCCGCTCGTGAAGAAGTACTTCCCCGACCGGATCGGTCCGCTCACCGCCCTCTATGCGACCGTCATGGCCCTGTTCGCCCTGCTGCCTCCGCTTGTCGCCGTGCAGGTGAGTGAAGGCGCGGGGTGGCGGTTCTCGGTCGGGATGTGGGGCATCCTCGGAGTGTTGGCAATCGTGCCGTGGGTGCGGCTGCTCGGGGCGGATCGGCGTCGCACGCCGGATCCGTCGATCGTCGAAGGAGTCGTGCCCGAACCCGACGCCGCGATGCTCGGCCGCGCCCGGCACTCGGCCCTCGCGTGGTCGCTCGGCCTGATGTTCGGCGTCACCGCGCTGAACACCTACGCCTGCTTCGCCTGGCTGCCCGAGATCCTGACCGACATCGCCGGACTCGACCAGGGCGGAGCCGGCGCGATGCTGTCGCTCTACACCAGCATGGGCATCCCGGCGTCGCTGCTCATTCCCGTCATCGCCACCCGCGTGAAGAGCGTGAGCGGGATCATCCTGTTCGGAATCGCCGCCTTCATCGCCGGGTACCTCGGGTTGCTGCTGGCGCCGACTGCAGCACTCGGTGTGTGGGTGGCCCTGGCGGGAATCGGGCCGCTGCTCTTCCCCCTGGCGCTGCTGCTGATCAACCGCCGGAGCCGCACCCAGCGCGGCGCCGTGGCCCTCAGCGGCTTCGCACAGGGCTTCGGCTACCTGCTCGGGGCTCTCGGTCCGCTGGTCGTCGGAGTGCTCCACCAGCTCAGCGGCGGCTGGACCGCTCCGCTCCTCTTCCTGCTGGTGAGCGTGGCCAGTGTGCTGCTCGTCGTGCGTGTCGTGTCGCGGCCCCGCTTCATCGAAGACGACTGGCACCGAGCCCCGCGAACGGTCTGACGTCTACACTTGATGGTGCTTCCTCCGATCCCCCCGGGTCGGTTCCGCGGGAGACGAACTTCGAAGACAGGTGTGCTTGTGACGTTAGACAGACTGGTGAGTCCGGCTTCCCGGGCGACCGAGGTGCTCGGAGGCGAACTCACCGAGTCGAGCCTCAAGCGCTACCTGAACGGCATCTCGGGTGTCGACGCGGTCGGTCTCGAGGCACGTGCGGCCGATCTCGGCAGCCGCTCGATCAAGACCACCTCGAAGGCCTGGGCGCTCGACCGCATCATCTCCCTGATCGACCTCACCACGCTCGAGGGCGCGGACACCACCGGCAAGGTGCGCTCGCTCGTGGCGAAGGGCCTGGTTCCGGATGCATCGGACCCCGGTTGCCCGCGGGTCGCCGCCGTCTGCGTGTACGGCGACATGGTGCCCGCCGCCGTCGAGGCGCTCGGTGCAGCCCATGGGCTCGACGACGTTCCCGGCGGCATCAACGTCGCCGCCGTGGCCACCGCGTTCCCGAGCGGCCGGGCCTCACTCGCGGTGAAGCTGGCCGACACGGCCGACGCGGTCGCCGCCGGTGCGGACGAGATCGACATGGTCATCGACCGCGGGGCGTTCCTCTCCGGCCGCTACGGCCAGGTCTTCGACGAGATCGTCGCGGTGAAGGAGGCGTGCCGCCGCGCCGACGGCAGCTTCGCCCACCTCAAGGTGATCCTCGAGACGGGGGAACTGAACACCTACGACAACGTGCGCCGGGCATCCTGGCTGTCGATCCTCGCCGGCGGAGACTTCATCAAGACGTCGACCGGAAAGGTCGCGCCCGCTGCGACTCTGCCGGTCACCCTGCTCATGCTCGAGGTGGTGCGGGACTGGCACCGTCTGACGGGCGAGAAGATCGGCGTGAAGCCGGCCGGCGGCATCCGAACGTCGAAAGACGCGATCAAATACCTGGTCGCCGTCGCCGAGACCGCGGGGGAGGAGTGGCTGCAGCCGCACCTGTTCCGGTTCGGCGCGTCGAGCCTGCTGAACGACGTGCTGCTGCAGCGCCAGAAGCTCGCCACAGGCCACTACTCCGGCGCCGACTACGTCACCATCGACTGAGAGAACCGTCACATGTCATTTCTGGAATATGCCCCGGCACCCGAGTCGACCGCCTTGCTGAACCTGCAGTCGGAGTACGGCCTCTTCATCGACGGTTCGTTCAGGGCTGGGTCCGCGCCCTCGTTCTCGACCATCTCGCCCGCAACCGAGAAGCACATCGCGACCATTGCGTCGGCGTCCTCCGCCGATGTGGATGCCGCGGTCAGCGCCGCGCGCCGCGCCTACGATACGACGTGGTCACGTCTCTCCGGTCGCGACCGGGGCAAGTACCTGTTCCGCATCGCGCGCCTGGTGCAGGAGCGGGCCCGCGAGCTCGCGGTCGCCGAAAGCCTCGACAACGGCAAGCCGATCAAGGAGAGTCGCGACGTCGACGTTCCGCTCGTCGCTGCCTGGTTCTTCTACTACGCGGGCTGGGCCGACAAACTCGACCACGCGGGCCTCGGAGCCGACCCCCGCGCCCTGGGTGTGGCCGCGCAGGTCATCCCGTGGAACTTCCCCCTGCTGATGCTGGCGTGGAAGATCGCGCCCGCCCTGGCCGCCGGCAACACCGTGGTGCTGAAGCCGGCCGAGACGACGCCGCTCACCGCGCTGCTGTTCGCGGAGATCGTGCAGCAGGCCGGGCTGCCCGCCGGAGTGGTCAACATCATCACGGGAGCGGGTTCCACCGGGCGAGACCTGGTGAATCATCCGGACGTCAACAAGGTCGCCTTCACCGGCTCGACTTCGGTGGGCCGCGAGATCGCCCGGTCTCTGGCCGGGACCTCGAAGAAGCTCACCCTCGAACTCGGCGGCAAGGGCGCGAACATCGTCTTCGACGACGCCCCCATCGACGAGGCCGTCGAAGGCATCGTGCGCGGCATCTTCTTCAACCAGGGTCACGTCTGCTGCGCCGGATCGCGGCTGCTCGTGCAGGAGAGCATCCACGACGAGGTCGTCGACCGCCTCAAGGAGCGGCTCTCGACGTTGCGCGTGGGGGACCCGCTCGACAAGAACACCGACGTCGGGGCGATCAATTCGGCTGAACAGCTCGCCCGCATCCGGGAGCTGTCGGACATCGGCGAGGCGGAAGGTGCTTCGCGCTGGAGCCCGGCGTGCGACCTCCCCGCGGACGGATTCTGGTTCGCGCCGACGATCTTCACGAACGTGTCGACGGCATCGCGCATCGCGCGCGACGAGATCTTCGGGCCGGTGCTCTCGATCCTGTCGTTCAGAACGCCCGCCGAGGCAGTCGCCAAGGCGAACAACACGCCCTACGGTCTGTCGGCTGGCATCTGGAGCAGCAACGGGTCGCGGGTGCTGGCGGTTGCCGACAAGCTGCGTGCCGGCGTCGTCTGGGCGAACACGTTCAACCAGTTCGACCCGTCCTCGCCGTTCGGCGGATACAAGGAGTCGGGCTACGGCCGCGAAGGCGGCAAGCAGGGGCTCGCGGCGTACCTCGCCCCGGCCGCTTCATCGCGCGGAGCGGAGGAACGGGCATCCGTTGCCGCCGAGATCGACAGCGGGAACGTCGAGTCGCCTGCTGCCAGCTCCACCTCCACCACCACCACGACCGAAGGATCGAGCAAATGAGCCACCTCGCCGTGCCGAAGACCTACAAGCTGTACATCGGTGGCAAATTCCCGCGGAGCGAATCCGGGCGCGTGTACGAGATCCTCGGGGCGTCGGGTGAGTTCCTCGCCAACGCCGCCCAGGCCTCCCGCAAGGATGCCCGCGACGCTGTCGTCGCAGCACGCGCGGCCGTCTCGGGCTGGTCGAAGGCGACCGGGTACAACCGCGGACAGGTGCTCTACCGCATCGCCGAACTCCTCGAAGGCCGGAGGGCCCAGTTCGTCGACGAGATCGTGCAGGCCGAGGGGGTGTCGACTGCTGCCGCCGGGGAACAGGTCGACGAGGCGATCGACCGCTGGATCTGGTACGCCGGCTGGGCCGACAAGTACGTGCAGGTCGCGGGCAACGCCAACGCGGTCTCCGGCCCCTACTTCAACATCTCCGTGCCGGAGCCGACGGGCGTTGTGGCGATCGTCGCGCCGCAGTCGACCTCGCTGGTCGGGTTCGTCAGCGCTGTCGCCCCTGCACTCGTGGCCGGCAACACGGTGGTGGTGATCGCGTCAGAGCGGCTGCCGCTGTCGGCGATCAGCCTGGCCGAGGTGCTCGCGACGAGCGACGTCCCCGGGGGTGTCGTGAACATCCTGACCGGATCGCCCGCCGAGATCGCGCCCTGGCTGGCCTCACACGCCGACGTGAACGCTCTCGACCTGGTGGGTGCCGGCGCGCTCGACTGGGTGCAGCTTCAGATCGACGCGGCCGAAACCCTCAAGAGGGTCTTCCCGCCCGAGCAGGGTGCGGACGCTGCTGCGCCCTCGCTCGCGCGCATCGTCGGGTTCACCGAGACGAAGACGGTCTGGCACACGAAATCGATGATCTGAGGGCTCAGCCCCTCGTCTGCAGCACGTAGATCGCCAGGTCATGCCGCACCCCGGCGACGGGGAACGATTTCGGGCGTACCCGCTGCAGTCTGAATCCGAGGCGCTCGGCGACCCGGCGACTGCGGTGGTTGCCTGTCGCCGCGTGGATCTCCACCCTCTCGACGCCCTCAGCGGCGAGCTGAGCGATCGTCGCCCTACACGCGCGCGTCACCGCGCCGCGGCCCTC
Above is a genomic segment from Subtercola boreus containing:
- a CDS encoding ketopantoate reductase family protein, with amino-acid sequence MQIAVVGGGAIGGTIAALLDRAGHSVELTARGEHLAVIRQSGIRLTGGWGAHVAHVQANEVLTTSAELAFVCTKAQDARPAILANAELLGGRPVVIVQNGLEALRTAREALPEADWIGGLALYAASYLAAGEISVTTTGVTYLGSGDGEPSPATRSATATLATVMPAEAIANFTGAQWSKLIVNQVNAMPAITGLSVQQTIEHPELRRIITRSMQEAVRTGFAVGTRFGRVQGLSQVLLRAFALAPAGLAERLPLRMRARMGSTPNPGSTLQSIRRGQPTEIDYLNGAVVAEAASAGREAPVNAALVDLVHEVERTGHFLTPAAVARAVP
- a CDS encoding A/G-specific adenine glycosylase yields the protein MSQATVISETLVAWFAENARDLPWRRPGFSAWGTLVSEFMLQQTPVVRVIPRLEEWLSRWPTPAALAAEPAGEAVRAWQSLGYPRRALWLHASAVAIVERHGGVVPRAVDDLLALPGVGDYTARAVAAFAYGDRHPVVDTNIRRVIARAVAGQAEPGPPSARVDLVAMEALLPHDDVAARAFNGAIMELGAVVCTARAPRCDACPIAHACLWRTAGYPGFEGRRKAVQKKYEGSDRQVRGLVLGALRAHDDAVPAQAIAALWPDVEQLDRAVAGLLKDGLLVDTPAGYTLP
- the truB gene encoding tRNA pseudouridine(55) synthase TruB, whose protein sequence is MNPGSNRSGILLVDKPQGNTSHDVVARTRRLAGTRKVGHAGTLDPLATGLLVLGVNSSTRLLTYVVGLDKEYEAVIRLGASTTTDDSEGDVLETAAPDAVAALTDDRIAEGLSAQTGDVLQRPSSVSAIKVDGKRAYARVRGGETVVLDARAVTISTIEVRGGGPVTGTGFWDVSVRVVCSSGTYIRAIARDLGDALGVGGHLTALRRTRIGPFGVAEAHTLETIDADRDLLAPADVAGRLFETARFDAAQAADLRNGKRVELSDGQAPAPGTATPGPLAAIDPDGALIGLFEIRGGTARVLVNFPTDAPAIPTAATEGPAA
- a CDS encoding bifunctional riboflavin kinase/FAD synthetase yields the protein MKVFTSVDEIPADFGPSAITVGKFDGVHEGHRAVIRELLAVARSEDLVATAVTFDRHPSAFLAPERAPVALVGNEQKIDLLEKTGLDATLILTFDSALATLTPTEFVERILVNGLHARAVLVGRDFRFGLRGAGDVAFLAKLGITHGYTVRIIDDVSPSGGRRVSSTWIRELLAVGDVKTATTLLGHAPAVQGEVVHGAKRGRELGFPTANLSPSSEGLIPADGVYAGWLTDGDVRYPAAISVGSNPTFDGVPPKQVEAYVLDETIDLYGHVVLIAFADRIRGQVKFTGIEPLIEQMNDDVERVRERLA
- a CDS encoding CynX/NimT family MFS transporter → MTAALPPSQRGGRVLALVGIVLVASNLRTAVAALSPIFTDIGVDIPLTSLDVGIIGTLPPLCFALFGLLAPVFQRSLRVESLLIIALAAMIVGDVLRALSASYPMLVLASALTFAGMGIGNVLLPPLVKKYFPDRIGPLTALYATVMALFALLPPLVAVQVSEGAGWRFSVGMWGILGVLAIVPWVRLLGADRRRTPDPSIVEGVVPEPDAAMLGRARHSALAWSLGLMFGVTALNTYACFAWLPEILTDIAGLDQGGAGAMLSLYTSMGIPASLLIPVIATRVKSVSGIILFGIAAFIAGYLGLLLAPTAALGVWVALAGIGPLLFPLALLLINRRSRTQRGAVALSGFAQGFGYLLGALGPLVVGVLHQLSGGWTAPLLFLLVSVASVLLVVRVVSRPRFIEDDWHRAPRTV
- the deoC gene encoding deoxyribose-phosphate aldolase gives rise to the protein MSPASRATEVLGGELTESSLKRYLNGISGVDAVGLEARAADLGSRSIKTTSKAWALDRIISLIDLTTLEGADTTGKVRSLVAKGLVPDASDPGCPRVAAVCVYGDMVPAAVEALGAAHGLDDVPGGINVAAVATAFPSGRASLAVKLADTADAVAAGADEIDMVIDRGAFLSGRYGQVFDEIVAVKEACRRADGSFAHLKVILETGELNTYDNVRRASWLSILAGGDFIKTSTGKVAPAATLPVTLLMLEVVRDWHRLTGEKIGVKPAGGIRTSKDAIKYLVAVAETAGEEWLQPHLFRFGASSLLNDVLLQRQKLATGHYSGADYVTID
- a CDS encoding aldehyde dehydrogenase family protein encodes the protein MSFLEYAPAPESTALLNLQSEYGLFIDGSFRAGSAPSFSTISPATEKHIATIASASSADVDAAVSAARRAYDTTWSRLSGRDRGKYLFRIARLVQERARELAVAESLDNGKPIKESRDVDVPLVAAWFFYYAGWADKLDHAGLGADPRALGVAAQVIPWNFPLLMLAWKIAPALAAGNTVVLKPAETTPLTALLFAEIVQQAGLPAGVVNIITGAGSTGRDLVNHPDVNKVAFTGSTSVGREIARSLAGTSKKLTLELGGKGANIVFDDAPIDEAVEGIVRGIFFNQGHVCCAGSRLLVQESIHDEVVDRLKERLSTLRVGDPLDKNTDVGAINSAEQLARIRELSDIGEAEGASRWSPACDLPADGFWFAPTIFTNVSTASRIARDEIFGPVLSILSFRTPAEAVAKANNTPYGLSAGIWSSNGSRVLAVADKLRAGVVWANTFNQFDPSSPFGGYKESGYGREGGKQGLAAYLAPAASSRGAEERASVAAEIDSGNVESPAASSTSTTTTTEGSSK
- a CDS encoding aldehyde dehydrogenase family protein, giving the protein MSHLAVPKTYKLYIGGKFPRSESGRVYEILGASGEFLANAAQASRKDARDAVVAARAAVSGWSKATGYNRGQVLYRIAELLEGRRAQFVDEIVQAEGVSTAAAGEQVDEAIDRWIWYAGWADKYVQVAGNANAVSGPYFNISVPEPTGVVAIVAPQSTSLVGFVSAVAPALVAGNTVVVIASERLPLSAISLAEVLATSDVPGGVVNILTGSPAEIAPWLASHADVNALDLVGAGALDWVQLQIDAAETLKRVFPPEQGADAAAPSLARIVGFTETKTVWHTKSMI